A portion of the Ricinus communis isolate WT05 ecotype wild-type chromosome 10, ASM1957865v1, whole genome shotgun sequence genome contains these proteins:
- the LOC8277877 gene encoding bZIP transcription factor 17 → MGDAILSDHPPLDSSNYSTDDFDSLAIPPLDPMFLSEQSSGENYNLVSDLQFSLDDNYDFDITFDDLVDFNLPSDNDHDHGHDRFSIDPKSASPELGISGDHHVATYLNSSPSASNSTTTCSSGDQLNVSSPVSSQGSGNGGSGVSDSVNFVVDQKVKLEEEGSNSKNKNGSLSKRKKENGSEDTRNQKYRRSENSNANTQCVSDEDEKRKARLMRNRESAQLSRQRKKHYVEELEDKVKTMHSTIADLNSKISFFMAENATLRQQLSGGNGMRPPPMYAPMPYPWVPCAPYVVKAQGSQVPLVPIPRLKSQQPVSAAKSKKSDPKKAEGKTKKVASVSFLGLLFFVLLFGGLVPIVNVKFGGVGENGANGFVSDKFYNRHRGRVLRVDGHSNGSHENVDVGFSTGDFDSGFRIQCGRGRNGCLAEKKGRLEHLPEADELVRRGNNSKPLAASLYVPRNDKLVKIDGNLIIHSVLASERAMSSNENPEANKSKKTGLAIPRDLSPSPTIPGRYSHLYGHHNERQKALTSGSSDTLNDHKKSAAADGKLQQWFHEGLAGPLLSSGMCSEVFQFDALPTPGAIIPASSVSNITAEGQQNATNHKKGKNRRILHGLPIPLTGSDLNITGEHVGNSQKENFQGNKSVSPMVVSVLVDPREAGDIEVDGVIAPKSISRIFVVVLLDSVKYVTYSCVLPRSGPQLVTT, encoded by the exons ATGGGCGATGCTATTCTCTCGGATCACCCACCACTGGATTCTTCTAACTATTCTACCGATGATTTTGATTCCCTTGCTATCCCTCCCCTCGATCCTATGTTCCTCTCTGAGCAATCATCAGGAGaaaattacaatttggtcTCGGATCTGCAGTTTTCTCTCGATGATAATTATGATTTTGACATCACTTTTGATGATCTCGTAGACTTCAATTTACCCTCCGATAACGACCACGACCACGGCCACGACCGCTTCTCTATAGACCCTAAGTCTGCTTCTCCGGAGTTGGGAATTTCTGGCGATCATCATGTTGCTACGTATCTGAATTCCTCCCCTTCGGCTTCCAATTCTACTACGACTTGTAGTTCAGGTGATCAATTGAATGTTTCCTCTCCGGTGTCCTCTCAAGGCTCTGGAAATGGCGGATCGGGTGTTTCTGATTCGGTTAATTTCGTGGTTGACCAGAAGGTtaaacttgaagaagaaggaagtaatagtaaaaataaaaacggCAGCCTTtcaaagaggaaaaaagagaatgGCAGCGAAGATACCAGAAATCAAAAATACCGGAGGTCTGAGAATTCAAATGCTAATACGCAGTGCGTGAGCGATGAGGATGAGAAAAGGAAAGCAAGGTTAATGAGAAATAGAGAGAGCGCGCAGTTGTCTAGACAGCGAAAGAAACATTATGTGGAAGAGCTGGAAGATAAGGTAAAGACAATGCATTCGACTATTGCTGATTTGAATTCGAAAATTTCGTTCTTTATGGCCGAAAATGCGACTTTGAGGCAGCAGTTGAGTGGCGGAAATGGTATGCGCCCACCTCCTATGTATGCGCCTATGCCATACCCATGGGTGCCTTGTGCTCCTTATGTTGTTAAGGCGCAAGGGTCTCAAGTGCCATTGGTTCCAATTCCTAGATTGAAGTCACAGCAGCCTGTGTCAGCTGCCAAATCTAAAAAGTCCGACCCTAAGAAAGCTGAGGGTAAGACTAAGAAGGTTGCCAGTGTTagttttttgggtttgttattttttgttttgctGTTTGGTGGTTTGGTGCCTATTGTGAATGTTAAGTTCGGAGGAGTTGGGGAGAATGGTGCTAATGGTTTTGTTAGTGACAAGTTTTATAATCGGCACAGAGGCAGGGTTTTGAGAGTTGATGGACATTCAAATGGGTCCCATGAGAATGTTGATGTTGGGTTCTCCACTGGAGATTTCGACAGTGGTTTTAGAATTCAATGTGGGAGAGGTAGGAATGGATGTTTAGCTGAGAAGAAAGGACGACTGGAACATTTACCAGAGGCAGATGAACTGGTTCGTCGTGGTAATAATAGTAAGCCCCTTGCAGCATCTTTATATGTGCCAAGGAATGATAAGCTTGTCAAGATTGATGGTAACTTGATAATCCATTCTGTTCTGGCCAGTGAGAGGGCTATGTCCTCTAATGAGAATCCTGAAGCAAACAAAAGTAAGAAGACAGGTTTGGCCATCCCTAGGGATTTGTCTCCATCACCAACTATCCCTGGGCGGTATTCTCACTTATATGGACATCATAATGAAAGGCAGAAGGCCCTTACTTCTGGGTCTTCTGATACTTTGAACGACCATAAGAAGTCAGCTGCAGCTGATGGTAAACTGCAACAGTGGTTTCATGAAGGTCTCGCtg GGCCACTGTTGAGTTCTGGCATGTGCAGTGAAGTGTTTCAGTTTGATGCCTTGCCAACTCCAGGAGCTATTATTCCTGCTTCCTCAGTTTCTAATATTACAGCAGAGGGCCAGCAGAATGCTACTAACCACaagaaagggaaaaatagAAGGATTCTCCATGGTCTTCCAATTCCCCTGACAGGATCTGACCTCAATATTACTGGAGAACATGTTGGAAATTCTCAGAAAGAGAACTTTCAAGGTAATAAATCAGTCTCTCCAATGGTAGTCTCTGTGCTTGTTGACCCCAGAGAAGCTGGCGACATTGAGGTTGATGGCGTGATTGCACCAAAGTCAATTTCTCGGATTTTTGTAGTCGTGCTTTTAGACAGTGTGAAATATGTTACTTATTCGTGCGTGCTTCCACGCTCTGGCCCTCAGTTAGTGACAACATGA